The Solea senegalensis isolate Sse05_10M linkage group LG14, IFAPA_SoseM_1, whole genome shotgun sequence genomic sequence ATATTTCCAAATAATATGTCAGTTTTCAGGGCCGCAAAAGACGTTTGTTGACGTTTTATCTTCTCTTGAGTTTGGAGATTGTTCTGTTCACTTTATCataactttgattttctttccttagtccCTCTGGCTTGGTTTGATTCTTTTTCTGTgattgtgtatattttatatacgATCTTGTTTTcgaataaagctttatttaaaaatcaagtTGGCACACAGCGCACATGCTTTATGCCCACGCTTAACATctgcttctctgtttttggtgttgcagtgttacagcgccacatacaggccggGCATATGTAGTACAGTGTTTGCAAAGTCGCGTTTACGGAAAAGATCATTTtgtcctgtttctgtgtgtataaGGCCTTTTAATGGgatttaatttaactttcactttttgtttttcctcccctctgCCACAGCAAAGTGACATGAACTCCTTCCTGTGGACAGTTAAGCGTCCTGCTCCTCATCCACCCTCCTACTTGTTTGGTACCATCCACGTGCCCTACACGCGGGTCTGGGACTTTATTCCCAACAGCACCAAGCGGGCTTTTTATAGCAGCCCCAATGTTTTCTTTGAGCTGGACTTGACTGACCCTCTGACCATCTCTAAGCTGACGAGCTGCCAGCTACTTCCCCACGGGGAGAACCTGCAGACACTTCTACCTCGGGACTTGTACCGTCGCCTCAAACGTCACTTGGACTACGTCAAACACATGATGCCTTACTGGATGACTGCTGACCAGCGTGGCCGTGGCCTGTATGCTGACTACCTGTTCAATGCCATTGCGGGGAACTGGGAGAGGAAAAGGCCTGTGTGGGTGATGCTGATGGTGAACTCGCTGACAGAATGGGATGTCCGGTCCAGGGGGACACCTGTGCTGGACCTGTTCTTGGCTCAAGAAGCTGAGAAGATGGGAAAGAGAACCGGGGCAGTGGAGCGGGTGGAGGAGCAGTGTCACCCCCTTAATGGGCTCAACTTCTCTCAGGTAAGCGGggtaatataaatgtattttcccTTCTcatttttgcatgtgtgtgtacacagctgGAATAACACGAGTCTTTAGTCAAGCCTAGAGGGGCCATAAAAAAATCCTTGGATTGTATATCCTGTATCCTTCTGCTTGTAACAAAGTAGTTTCGAAGAGAAACATGCTAAGCTCTCTAATCCACTGTAAAAATTGAGTGTATGCACACGGATTTTGGGCATTGCACCTCCTTTGGAAGAAACAGGCAGAGCACATGGGACAAGACAATATGAGGAGAAGCAAGGTGCTTAAAACCTGTCCTCTGCAGACAGCTCTACTCTTATGGATGTCCCTCCACCtcactaaacaaacacactaaacaGCTGAATCGGAGCAACATATGTCCAGAAAAGATAAGGGAAGTGGAGAAGAGCAGAGGgttttctctttcattcatgTAGCAGACTGACTGTCTGTTTATCAAGTTTCCCCACCCCTTCTTTGCTTGGgatgaatatataataataataatgatgagacAACATCAGCACCGACTGTGTTCCAACATGGATTCTGCAACATCCTGCAACATCCACAGCTTTCAAATCTggaagtgtctctctctctctctctctgtctctctgacggCCTGGAAAAACAGTGGCCTGAATCCGTCTCACGCTTCTGTCTCGTACCTTTATGTCTTTGGAGGCAGGAAGCTCACGCTGTGATGAAGACAGTGAGGAAGACAAACATGAAGGAGAGGAGGCGGCTTCATGATGACAATCCCTTTGCCTTTCATCTTCCCAGACTCCGGCCATATTGGAGGAATGTGGCAGCCAGGCCATTACTGTGCGCcgccctcctccctctgtgtgtgtgtttataccgggtatttatgtgtgtgtgtgtgtgtgtgtcacccagAATAATCAGTAGTGGATGCTTATTATACAGTGTAATGGGTTTAAAAGAATGACTGCAGTGCGCTGTAAGTCGACAGTTCTCCACCTGTCACGACGCCCTCAGGGTTAAATAAAGATCCAATAATGAACAAGTTGTGTTCTGGCTTGTGGTTTGTGCATCTGTCTTTAAAATGGGGTGGAGAAAGATAATAGGTATAATAGGGGGTTACGCAGCAGTAGGCACAGCCTGCAGGAAATCACTGTTGCTCTGTGAAGTGATTTCCCCTCGCCTGCAGAGGGCACTGCAGCTCCAGCACACCGCTCCACACAAACAAGGCAgccatgcaggaggagaagcaggGACACTAATCAGAACAACCGTGAGTCTTCCTATTCATCAGAGCTGaatggccttttttttcctttttttattctgaggATGTTTCCTAAGTGTTTCACCTCACTCTGTTGACACAGAGGGAACAAACCGTGGCTCAGGAGAGCGAAATCTAAATCTACAGTAATGTGTGCCGTTAAGAGCTGGAAGGCGACAAAAGAACACCACACTTTCCATCTCTGAATGGAGGTCACACAGTGTACGCCTCATTATGTGACTAAACAATGTGGACAAGGGGGGAACGCTCAGTTGTGCACTGAGCAGGTTCTGGCCGCGCTCCTGCAGGAGAGCCgtccacacagcagctgctaAATGTACACATTAGACGGTTAAACGTACATCGATCGCAGCTTACAGATATGCTGTGTTCAGCGGGGGAGCTCGAGGAGGAAGTGTTAGTTAAAGTGTGTGTACGGAGGGGATGTGACACGGATGTGTTTCCCTCCTATTAAGTGTTAATTTACATTAACCAAGGACTTCAGTGGAAGAAAACTTTTTCTCCAACGCagcaaagtccataaagaaaatcatcaatttgaCATCATGGCACGCAGGCgttgttgagccactgctgccagCATCAGTAAGTTAAAACGTATTATTgcgtgacttctgtgtttgaaatactATGACAGGATTGACCCACgtgacacacatttaaatagaaataaaccaacaactcctgtgtctgtgcaagcgaaaaacgctgattttctcgatggactttggtgtgggggagtgaaaAGAGAGCTTACACCTTTCAGAAAATGGCTAGAATCAGGTTTTGGTTGCAGGGAGTTGATGGTGGAATGTAGAATTGAAGGTACATTTAAGTTTCCACACaattgttgctgctgtggaCTCAGACAATGAGTCATCAGCTCCTTTGtggctgattgtgtgtgtgtgtgtttgcgttctCTTGTGTCATTAAGACACATTGATTCAGGCAATGGAGGAGTTTGAAAACAACCTTGTTTGAAAACATTGACTGATGGGAAATGTGTATACACTATATTTTCTCTGGTTGCTTCTTGTTACAGTGCAGAGGGGTTTTTAAAGTGAACAAGTGTTGTTTGCTGGTTGGAAGAAACGTATCAAGCTTTTACTTCGTCGAGATAATCATTCCGTCCAGTCTGAGATTGTGCTTTTGTCCCAAAGTAACATAAGGCCTTATAATGATACCCTTCTTCTTGCACGCTAATAGAGATTTTGAAGTCCCATTCTGTAACTGCTCGGAATTGCTGGAAAAGTGCTGGCTCATGACTTGTTTCCTGCAGAAGCTATTTGCAGTAAAGATGAATTCagttaatgtaaatgaagaaaTCGCCCTCGCAAAGCGCTTGAGCCGAGGCCCTCGCTATCTAGTGCCCTTATCTACAAATGCACTTGGCTGTGCTAATGGTGGACCTATTTCACTGTCACATTACAACATCATTTCTGATCCAGTGGCCTCATCGCCTGCTGTAGGTACTCATCTGAAACAATGGAGCAGATGTACTCTGCTGTTAATTCATCAATTCATTTTCCAGCCGCATCCCCTTAGCACCAGCAACACTTGACAGGGACACAATGTGGGGTTTGATTGAGGTCAGTAAAAATGTGGAGGTGAGCAAATGGCAGAGGGAGATGCAGCGAGGCACTAAAAGAGAGGGAGATTAGGGAGAAGATGGCAATGAGAGATGGGGGAGAGAATAAGAAAAGCAGATAAAGGATAATGAGGTGTTCACAGGTGGAGTGatagagaaaagaaaggaaaagagctTGAATAATGGGCCAGGAGTTTTTGGAGAGGAgataaatgtgagaaaaaaaaaagaactgagaAGGTCGTGTTGAATGCGGCCAGGCACAGCTAAACTGAGAGTAAGAGTTTGAGCAGGAATAGACAGGACTCAGAGCGTAACAGGATTGTGAGAAAGCTCGAGCCTTCGGGCTCTGAGTGGGAAGACGGTGAGAGGCCAGAGCCTGAGGGAGGCTCAGGGGAACAATGAGGCAATATGGGAACGATAAGAAAGGCTGCACAGGGAATAGAAGGGTTTCGTATGTTGCTATTAAAAGCGTTGGAGATTCTCAACAGAACTATTGCTTGGATATAAAGTGTTGAACTTTGCTTCTTGTGCTCTGGCAGAgcgatgttttcttcagtcttcCAGACAAACACCAACCAAAAATGGGACTGACACATTGACAAGTGTTGTTCTGTGCCTTAAATGTCAACGGGAATCTTCCCCACACCTTATTGGATGAACAGGGcacacactgaactgaactttTGCCTTTAGGGCctgcatttatatttaactGCAGACAGCTAAAGTTGGGGCTTTCAgtctgcagtgcataacttttggaaatgtttgttattattcagcctctgtttggtctaTGTGAGCACCAATGATTCATCAGTTGTACGCTGCATTctttgtcaagcaatactatcagtcCTGACCGAGGAGGAGAATTCACTTCTGTCCGTCTTGACACATGACAAATCGTCTCACTGCATGTGCTGCAGTGCAGGAATGCTGGCGGCAACATTAGCTCTTAACGCCACTAGAGAGTCCtgattgtgtgcatttgtttatatttaaaagtgaacTGAGAACTCTTCTGAGATACACATTTGTGGACAAATATCCTCATTATTATAGGTTCTATGTGAAGTATCTAATTAAGCAGTGGCAGACTGTCCACCGGCAAACTCCTGAGCTGATACTCAAGTGTATTTTATAGccggatataataataataaaaaaagttgaCGGTAATATCTGACCAAGTTTTTCTAActggaaaaaaaccaaacttttTAAACTGGCATCAATTCCTGAGGCCTGAAGGTCTGTATACTACACAAATGCCATAAACTCTGCCTTATTTCCCCCTCAAGATaaagacaaagtgaattggttcAGTGCTGCTCCTTGAAGTTGTCAGTCAGCTGGTCCTGTTAAATCTCAACATCTGAGGGCATTTTCCAGATTAAAATCTGAAGGATAAAACCGAGCTAATGagattgtgttgctgttgtcagAACGAGTTTGAGTGAACGCAAAGAGAATAAAAAGGGGGGAACAAAACCTAAGGCAGCTAAAGGCTCTGGAGAAGAGCCCTTTGATGACAACCCCTTTGACTGAGTCATAC encodes the following:
- the LOC122781002 gene encoding metalloprotease TIKI2-like, which encodes MVRRWQGFSWILLLLSALLHTAAPWSADQRPHRPRQCDAPTSQSDMNSFLWTVKRPAPHPPSYLFGTIHVPYTRVWDFIPNSTKRAFYSSPNVFFELDLTDPLTISKLTSCQLLPHGENLQTLLPRDLYRRLKRHLDYVKHMMPYWMTADQRGRGLYADYLFNAIAGNWERKRPVWVMLMVNSLTEWDVRSRGTPVLDLFLAQEAEKMGKRTGAVERVEEQCHPLNGLNFSQRALQLQHTAPHKQGSHAGGEAGTLIRTTREQTVAQESEI